A single region of the Legionella oakridgensis ATCC 33761 = DSM 21215 genome encodes:
- the dtd gene encoding D-aminoacyl-tRNA deacylase, translating to MLTVVQRVSDASVTIHQDIVAQIEQGLLILCGFEKHDTDETLKRMVKKCLNYRIFSDTQGKMNLSLKDVGGGLLLVPQFTLLAETERGLRPSFTKGAPPDLGRALFKALIEHAREQYPHVTCGSFGADMQVRLCNDGPVTFILHF from the coding sequence ATGCTAACAGTTGTTCAACGAGTCAGCGACGCTTCTGTCACCATCCACCAAGACATAGTGGCTCAAATAGAGCAGGGATTGCTTATCCTGTGCGGCTTTGAAAAACACGACACAGACGAAACCTTAAAGCGCATGGTAAAAAAATGTCTAAATTATCGGATATTCAGTGATACTCAGGGAAAAATGAACTTAAGCCTCAAAGACGTTGGCGGTGGCCTGTTGCTGGTGCCACAGTTCACTCTATTAGCCGAAACCGAGCGCGGCCTGCGCCCCAGCTTTACCAAAGGGGCGCCTCCTGACCTTGGCCGTGCTTTATTTAAGGCACTGATTGAACACGCCCGTGAACAATATCCCCACGTGACTTGCGGCTCTTTTGGCGCTGATATGCAAGTCCGTCTTTGCAATGATGGTCCAGTGACCTTTATTCTTCATTTTTAA